The following proteins come from a genomic window of Zonotrichia leucophrys gambelii isolate GWCS_2022_RI chromosome 4, RI_Zleu_2.0, whole genome shotgun sequence:
- the SPEF1 gene encoding sperm flagellar protein 1, protein MAAEGPEPGPEASLVSLYRWLDTVPLSRPRRNIARDFSDGVLAAEVVKFFFPSLVELHSFVPTSSTAQKVANWGHLNRKVLSKLNLRLPEEMIQALVRSQPGTAEQLLQLLRDKILQRQRKGKGGAGKTPADLAALDEGRYLETGQPRFQSNLGKGCSQDGAPRAVTVAVPAPPGASAGDMRQQLAEREQALQLARDTIQILQAKVGRLEQLLLLKNLRIDDLSQRLQQLQGQRR, encoded by the exons ATGGCGGCCGAGGGGCCGGAGCCGGGCCCGGAGGCGTCGCTGGTGTCCCTGTACCGCTGGCTGGACACGGTGCCACTGTCGCGGCCGCGCAGGAACATCGCCCGCGACTTCAGCGACGGCG tgCTGGCGGCCGAGGTGGTGAAGTTCTTCTTCCCCTCCCTGGTGGAGCTGCACAGCTTTGTCCCCACCAGCTCCACGGCGCAGAAAGTCGCCAACTGGGGCCACCTCAACAG GAAGGTGCTGAGCAAGCTGAACCTGCGGCTCCCTGAGGAGATGATCCAGGCCCTGGTGCGGAGCCAGCCGGGAACGGCCGAGCAGCTCTTGCAGCTCCTGCGGGACAAAATCCTCCAGAGGCAGAGGAAAGGcaagggaggggctgggaag aCCCCAGCGGATTTGGCAGCGCTGGACGAGGGCAGGTACCTGGAAACAG GCCAGCCCAGGTTCCAGAGCAATTTGGGAaagggctgcagccaggacGGTGCTCCcag GGCGGTGACAGTGGCGGTGCCCGCGCCGCCCGGGGCCAGCGCTGGGGACATGCGACAGCAGCTGGCGGAGCGCGAGCAGGCGCTGCAGCTGGCGCGGGACACGATCCAG ATCCTGCAGGCCAAGGTGGGgcggctggagcagctcctgctcctcaagAATCTCCGCATCGACGACCTGAGCCagcggctgcagcagctgcagggccagcgCCGCTGA
- the ADISSP gene encoding adipose-secreted signaling protein, translated as MATAGKGSKGKGPAVRFTAEGTQGQQQEGTQGHVHFQEQLHDSAVMVTQDKDGHFLVKVGFLKILHKYEITFVLPPVPSLGKDICPLPVPNPNLRIVSVTSLPEGHSVRCEYMAHKEGVLKEELLLAGHSPGHIKVTVQARVMDRHHGTPMLLDGVRCMGAELEYDSEQSEWHGFD; from the exons ATGGCGACAGCCGGCAAGG GCAGCAAGGGGAAGGGGCCAGCGGTGCGCTTCACCGCCGAGGGGacgcagggccagcagcaggaggggacacagggccaCGTGCacttccaggagcagctgcacgACTCGGCCGTGATGGTGACACAGGACAAGGACGGCCACTTCCTGGTCAag gtgggATTCCTGAAGATCCTGCACAAGTACGAGATCACCTTCGTGCTGCCCCccgtgcccagcctgggcaaggacatttgtcccctccctgtccccaaccccaACCTGCGCATCgtcagtgtcacctccctgcccgAAG GGCACAGCGTGCGCTGCGAGTACATGGCGCACAAGGAGGGCGTGCtgaaggaggagctgctcctggccggACACAGTCCCGGCCACATCAAGGTCACCGTGCAGGCCCGGGTCATGG accGTCACCACGGGACGCCGATGCTCCTGGACGGGGTGCGCTGCATGGGAGCCGAGCTGGAGTACGACTCAGAGCAGAGCGAGTGGCACGGCTTCGACTGA
- the LOC135447386 gene encoding C-type lectin domain family 4 member F-like → MSNSPDLYETLEVRYPPARDRGDPQLSPALSPRCRACRRALGTAALLLLAAGLAALGTLYVQSRGELRAARAELAAVTDPLGPDPDGDTPSAAQRRQDRLGRWLQALALGWRYHRGKIYLFSVQRQPWAAAEAACAVTHAHLASVTSAEEQAYLAREARGGTYWIGLTATGTGGSWRWSDGTPYVPEHSFWAPGQPDSTDHGQWGGESCVQIHPVGAGLWNDHNCNFSFPWVCQRDLSVP, encoded by the exons atgTCCAACAGCCCCGACCTGTACGAGACGCTGGAGGTGCGGTACCCGCCCGCCCGGGACCGCGGGGACCCCCAGCTGTCGCCGGCGCTGTCGCCGCGATGTCGCGCGTGTCGCCGGGCGCTGGGCACggccgcgctgctgctgctggcggcgGGGCTGGCGGCGCTGGGCACCCTCT aCGTGCAGAGCCGGGGGGAGCtgcgggcggcgcgggcggaGCTGGCGGCGGTCACCGACCCCCTGGGACCCGACCCCGACG gTGACACCCCTTCAGCGGCACAGCGGCGGCAGGACCGGCTCG GGCGGTGGCTGCAGGCGCTGGCGCTGGGCTGGCGCTACCACCGGGGCAAGATTTACCTGTTCTCGGTGCAGCGGCAGCCCTGGGCCGCGGCCGAGGCCGCTTGCGCGGTGACACACGCGCACCTGGCCTCTGTCACCAGCGCCGAGGAGCAG gcGTACCTGGCACGGGAGGCCCGGGGTGGCACCTACTGGATCGGGCTGACGGCCACGGGCACAGGGGGCTCCTGGCGCTGGTCAGATGGGACCCCCTATGTCCCCGAGCACAG TTTctgggctccagggcagccGGACAGCACCGACCACGGCCAGTGGGGCGGCGAGAGCTGCGTGCAGATCCACCCGGTGGGCGCGGGGCTCTGGAACGACCACAACTGCAACTTCAGCTTCCCCTGGGTGTGCCAGAGGGACCTCAGCgtcccctga